The genomic DNA TCGTACTTGTCCAAGAGCCCCTATTTAcaggccaatgaatgaatgaaaattaaattaaattggaactatttgtattattcttCGCATTttactaacataataattataaagccagTACgaggcggaacactcacggtcaatacattgaatttccaattattgtgttgacaaaatgcttatgagaataggaataatttcaaatttaggtAATCGAATAGCCATGCAGCGGCCACGCGGTACTATGTATGGATTacccatacatacatacaattttactTTACGCTACATacgttaaaaacaaattaatagcTGCTTGAGCTATTTTGATTTACGGCTACCTATGATACCCATATATTATTATGGacataatctatactctatactaatatataaagctgaagtttgtttgtttgtttgttcgaacgcgctaatctcaggaactgctggttcaaattgaaatatttttttgtgttgaatagaccatttatctagaaaagttttaggctatataccatcacgcttaataggagctaagatacaatggaaaatgtggaaaaaaacagggaaaataaTTCTTCTTCAAGGGCTTAAGttcaaatattcctaacttatatgttctaaccacgcggacgaagtcgcgggcgggctctaccaaaaaaagaaaatgtcttCCTCCAACTCTCAAGCCCCCAAGATACGAGCTTCAGCTTAGATTGGGGACCACTATTGATGAATGTTATGAAACTTGTCactttgaaacaataaattttattattcttatttactttaattgtattttggtGTTACGTCTTCTTTAAaagtacattataatattaattacatcgCTCTAAATATGTATCACTAAAACCTAGAACAAacgtgtttataaataaaaacctacTGCCGATTCAAGGTTAAACGGTCGGTCGAGGTCGTTGGCTGGCAGTCTAATGAAATGCTTCCAATTCTTTGgttaaatatagaaattgttAGATTGAGTTCCCTAACAAAGCgaaaaaatgtagtaaaaagTATACGCGACtgctaaaacaaaaactaattataaataacacattttgtACTTGCTTACACATACTTAAACAACCAAAATATCCCACTGCATAATTGAGGTTATATTGTTACTGAGATATTTagaagtatggatgtttgtaatttttttatgtatttgtattgcgGATTTCATCAGCCATACGAGTTTCTATTATTAATTCTatcgatttattttaagtttaatctatacttctatacttacttactatacagatgaagagtttgtttgtttgtttgaacgcgctaatctcaggaaccactggttcaaattgaaaaaatataactactaACTACTATGTTGAAGCCCCGAACTATGGAGAAGAGAGGAAGTAGGAAATACACCAGAAGATAAGCGAGCACATAAATGTGTAAGATGTGACAGGATTTTCacttcaatttatatttttgcataGTTTGTGACCACTGATGGTAAACAATGACAACTGTTGTAAGGGTAAACGAATCTAACCATTTCAACAAAAGACGGGGCTTAAGCAGTTTTAGCGTTCGGATAAGTGTAACTTTCACGGGCGCTGTGCATAATTtagatgatatttttaaatatgacatgAAAATTCAGTCAttcagtttatttaataatggtgCATATTTTTTCTGGTCTTACGCGTGACGTGAGTTCTGTGTATTCGTTTTgcgaaatcgttacgtcacaagtgAACTCcttttaacagtttttgtcAACTTGTCtatctgactgactaataagatTGCTTGAAGCCAGTTTTCGTCCCGTTGTCCCATGGAAGTATAGGGTTAATTTAATACCAACAAAAACGTTTGTACATTCAATATCCTTCacaaaaaatgttagtaatattgGAACAAAAACCAAACCAAATAATCctgtttcttaatttttattggtAAATTCACATTCAAATTATAGATCACGTCGAAGACAGATATTACAATATGGGATTTACTACTGACaaaatttagtaattatttgcTATGATACTGTATCGGTACTTTTCAATTTCTAAAACTACTGCTTCATTAGCTACATCGATTTTAGGGTGCGTAAATGCTTCAAAATTCCAGTGTCATGAGTAAGTCAGCTATGAGACTGTCAGGAAATAGAAAATCGAAAATACACAATTAGTTCACTTACGAATTCACGATACAGATCggacatcaaaaatatttctatatagACTACTTCACATAATCGTTACTAAAAAAGACAAGACGCGTGCGAGTCACGACGCGCGTGACGCAAACGAAACatgtaatcaaaatttaatCTATCGATTACTCCTTTAATGATCGCGAACTACCATTCTCGCGGAATTAATTAACACAGACATTTGTTAAGCATGCCCATGGTGTATTTATGAAGTTAAGAAACAAGGCCCGGCCGCGCTCGCGGGCTGCGCACCTGAGATTCAGCGCCCGCGGCCGGCGCGAGCCTGACACATCTCTCTGTCGCACCGCTCTCTTCTATTGTACAATACCGTATTAAATAGTCACAGGTCAATTTCAGTCCAACTATCAGTttacgaattaaaataaaatatattaatctagAACGTTTCACATCGCTTAAGTTACGAATGAGGGGGTCGAGTACGGGGTCGCGTGCGGTGCGAGGGCTGCGGGAGTGCTGCGGGCGCTTACGAGTCCCACCAGTCGGGGCCGCCgctgctgccgccgccgccgccgtacGACCCGCCGTAGTTGCCGCCGTACGACCCGCCGCCGTACCCGAATCCTGCAAAACCACGACAAGTTATGAGATATTGAAAACTTGTTGATATTTATGTGGGTACGGAGTAGTTGTTTAGTTTACTGACCAGAGCCGATAGTAGATGGACCCGCAGAGCGAGGCGTCTGGCGCGGCTGCGTACGGAAGTCCCTCGCACCGAAGCCGCTGCCACCGCCCCCGCCGAAGCGGCCGCCGCCCGAGCGAGAGCCCGTGCGacgcccgccgccgcccagcCGCCCGTCCGCCGCCGTGCTCGTCAGCCAGCTACAGATAACACGCCCATTCAATCTCATTTGTTCATGGAGTGAATTATTAGCACGATTTAGAAggttttagatttttacttGGGCACATCCTGCTTGGCCTCAACGAGGAGCTCCACGAGGTCCCGCGCGAGGCCGCGGTTGGTGTCGTTGAAGAAGGACGTGGCCACGCCCAGGTTACCCATACGGCCAGTACGACCGATGCGGTGCACGTATTCCTCAACGTCCGACGGCAAATCAAAGTTTATCACGTGACGCACGTGAGGTATGTCCAAACCTGACAAACAAGAATAATTAGCAAGGCTTAAActggatttagattttttttttttaataatgtatatcaATGTATGTCGACTATGggtatgaattaatatttacactACGTATGTAAGCATCACGCTTacacactaaataaataaaaggctGAATACACTATTGTTATTGaacaatagattttttaatattttcgaacAAACGCTATTATCATTCAGTATGTTTTCCTCTTACCTCTGGCCGCGACAGCAGTAGCAACGAGGATTGGAGTCTGTCCTGTTCGGAAACGGCGAAGCGCTTCTTCGCGCTCACGCTGTGTTCGATCACCGTGGATCGATGTCACTGGGTAACCTAGATTTCCCAAATACTCCTCTAGTTGATCGGCACCTAAATATATCAATTAGTAcgttaataaatgtttatttgtattattatccTTGATTTTGATGATTTGATTCTGatttttgatgtattatttACCTTTCTTGGTCTCAACGAAAACTAGAATGAGTTGGTCCTCTTCTGGGCGCTGACGTTGCAGCAAGTTAGAAGCGTTAAGCAAATCCAACAGGAACGAACGCTTATCCATCTCCTCCACCCACACCACCTAAAAACAGAGATAAGAAAATGAGCGGATCCGatacatttctttaatattcCATGAAAACATGTGAATATTTGTACATTTACCTTTTGAGTAATATTCTCGGATGTGGAACCGACGCGGCCAACCGCGaggaaaacataattatataagaaaTCCTGTGCTAACACTTGGATCTGTTTGGGGAAAGTAGCTGAGAACATGAGCGTCTGGCGCTCGCCAGTCTTGGGCATCGTATGGCTCTCGACAATCTTGCGAATCTGCGGCTCGAAACCCATGTCCAGCATGCGGTCGGCCTCGTCCAGTACAAGATGGCGGCAGTGGTCCAGCGCCACGCGGCCGCGCACCAGCATGTCCACCAGCCGGCCCGGCGTGGCCACCAGCAGGTGGCAGCCGCGCTCCAGCTCGCGGAACTGCTCGTGTATCGGAGACCCGCCGTACCTGgacaacaaacatacattctATAGTTCTGTTTTTCAACCTTACCCACAAAATCATctaaaaaatgaatacttacACGACACAGGGACGTACGCGGGAGCGGTAGGCGAATTTTCTAGCCTCATCATAAATCTGTGTAGCGAGCTCACGCGTAGGGGCCAGCACGAGTCCAAGCGGGTACTGCTTGCGGCCACGGTTGAACGGTCTGCAAACAAGCAACATGTTGCCATAAATGAACAACGTGGAACTAAAGAGAACGTATTGGTAACCAATACTCACCCCATGTTCTTGACGGGCCCAGCTTCGTACATCTGATTGAGGATGGGCACAAGGAATGCGGCCGTCTTTCCTGAACCAGTCTGTGCGCACGCCATGACATCTCTCCTGCCGAGCACTATCGGGATCGCATACTTCTGGACCGGCGTCGGCTTGTCGTAGCGAGCGGCAGCTATATTCGAGCGCATTATTTCCGTCAGGTTAACATCCTCAAACTGTAATAGAGTCGATTCAAAATTAAGACATAGTGGAACAAGAACCTCATAAAATCttatagtatatattttatgaagaagTTACTTACGCTAGTGATGAAGTCTGGGACACGGTCTCCGCTAGCCTCAACGGGTATATCCTCATATTTCGAGAAGTTGATGCCTGTGTTTCCAGTGCCAAACAACTCCAACTCCTGCCGCTCGTCGCGAGGTAACGGAACTGTCCAATCATTCTGTAACAAATACTTATTAGAGATCTGTCTTACATATACATATCTAACCATGGTCAGATGGCCAAAAAATTGGGCGAGTCACCGTAAAGCATTTAGTAGCCACAGTCTTCCGCTTGTTAGTAAGACAGCTGCAATTCATAAGCAACAACAGTTAATAAAGCCAAGCCATGTGCATTGACATAGATGCATCAAAAGTGTTGCAATTGCAACTCGCCCCGTGAATAGATAATAAAAGTTGGACTGACTGAATTGCTTTCATGGCCAACCTCGTCCCGGCGGGTGCTAGTGCGGCGCACATCGTCGGAGGGCCAGCGCGAGTTGTTGCGGTCGTCGGCGCGCGGCTCCGGCTCCTTCCAGCGGTCGTTGCGCGGCGCCGGCGGCTCGTTGTTGAAGTCCTCGTCGCGGCGCACGTCGCGCGACTCGCGGCTGgacgcgccgccgcccgcgcccgcgcccgcacCCGCTGTGCtgcgcgcgccgcgctcgccgccCCATCTCTCGGACGACTCTGACCAGCGTTGCGGCTCTGAGTCGCCATTTTGGTATCCTGAATCACGACCTATATACACAAAACTTATTAAACAATACACATCATGTAGGTTCCACTTTCAATCTGCACGATTATATATAACGACGTTTTCATGACCACACTCCAAAAACTATAAATAGCTTACAGACACGAGGTTTTGTGAGATAGATGGCGGCATCTAACCCTGTTACTTAGGCAGATAACTCGGATAATATTGTGCTGACAATCAATCCAAACGAAGACGTCATTCGTCATATTTTACACTAATATGTAATCGTCATTATCAATAGATAGGTCCGCGTGCGCATCAGGTACACCGATAATGATGCGTGCTATCAAGCGAAACAATGTACATATTAGGTGCAACACGCGTAGTCTATCTAAAATGCAGACCGCATATAAGCTTGAATATTTATAGTGCTTAACGTTCATATAATCATGATTACAGCTATGGGAATATAACGCATGTGCTTCTTAACTTTCACTCATACACATACTATAAATAGTCCATTATAtagaatgatataaaaaaatatgatctcTGGGCACTAAGTTAGGACGCATTGCGTTTATTATTTCGCAATTTACGCTTACACGTCAAAACTTATGTGTTAAAGAATAAAACTAATCAATATATTGATAAGAGCTACTGCGATAAGATCGAGACAACTTCTGTCTAGTGAGTTAGCGACAGTTATACATTACGTTAGTATGTTAACTTGAGTGGACATACCGCGGTCCCTGCGCGGGTATCGCGAGTCGTTGCCGCGATCGTATTCACGTTCGCGGTCACGGTCGCGGTCGT from Trichoplusia ni isolate ovarian cell line Hi5 chromosome 4, tn1, whole genome shotgun sequence includes the following:
- the LOC113492699 gene encoding putative ATP-dependent RNA helicase Pl10 isoform X3, which produces MSNVTNQNGTGLEQQLAGLDLQPQANKSAGRYIPPHLRRQLQANTSQGRDSGYQNGDSEPQRWSESSERWGGERGARSTAGAGAGAGGGASSRESRDVRRDEDFNNEPPAPRNDRWKEPEPRADDRNNSRWPSDDVRRTSTRRDEVGHESNSNDWTVPLPRDERQELELFGTGNTGINFSKYEDIPVEASGDRVPDFITSFEDVNLTEIMRSNIAAARYDKPTPVQKYAIPIVLGRRDVMACAQTGSGKTAAFLVPILNQMYEAGPVKNMGPFNRGRKQYPLGLVLAPTRELATQIYDEARKFAYRSRVRPCVVYGGSPIHEQFRELERGCHLLVATPGRLVDMLVRGRVALDHCRHLVLDEADRMLDMGFEPQIRKIVESHTMPKTGERQTLMFSATFPKQIQVLAQDFLYNYVFLAVGRVGSTSENITQKVVWVEEMDKRSFLLDLLNASNLLQRQRPEEDQLILVFVETKKGADQLEEYLGNLGYPVTSIHGDRTQREREEALRRFRTGQTPILVATAVAARGLDIPHVRHVINFDLPSDVEEYVHRIGRTGRMGNLGVATSFFNDTNRGLARDLVELLVEAKQDVPNWLTSTAADGRLGGGGRRTGSRSGGGRFGGGGGSGFGARDFRTQPRQTPRSAGPSTIGSGFGYGGGSYGGNYGGSYGGGGGSSGGPDWWDS
- the LOC113492699 gene encoding ATP-dependent RNA helicase DDX3X isoform X2, producing the protein MSNVTNQNGTGLEQQLAGLDLQPQANKSAGRYIPPHLRRQLQANTSQGEESKRPSLDARSNDQRDNRSSFGGNSRTYDRGGRRDDRDRDREREYDRGNDSRYPRRDRGRDSGYQNGDSEPQRWSESSERWGGERGARSTAGAGAGAGGGASSRESRDVRRDEDFNNEPPAPRNDRWKEPEPRADDRNNSRWPSDDVRRTSTRRDENDWTVPLPRDERQELELFGTGNTGINFSKYEDIPVEASGDRVPDFITSFEDVNLTEIMRSNIAAARYDKPTPVQKYAIPIVLGRRDVMACAQTGSGKTAAFLVPILNQMYEAGPVKNMGPFNRGRKQYPLGLVLAPTRELATQIYDEARKFAYRSRVRPCVVYGGSPIHEQFRELERGCHLLVATPGRLVDMLVRGRVALDHCRHLVLDEADRMLDMGFEPQIRKIVESHTMPKTGERQTLMFSATFPKQIQVLAQDFLYNYVFLAVGRVGSTSENITQKVVWVEEMDKRSFLLDLLNASNLLQRQRPEEDQLILVFVETKKGADQLEEYLGNLGYPVTSIHGDRTQREREEALRRFRTGQTPILVATAVAARGLDIPHVRHVINFDLPSDVEEYVHRIGRTGRMGNLGVATSFFNDTNRGLARDLVELLVEAKQDVPNWLTSTAADGRLGGGGRRTGSRSGGGRFGGGGGSGFGARDFRTQPRQTPRSAGPSTIGSGFGYGGGSYGGNYGGSYGGGGGSSGGPDWWDS
- the LOC113492699 gene encoding ATP-dependent RNA helicase bel isoform X1; protein product: MSNVTNQNGTGLEQQLAGLDLQPQANKSAGRYIPPHLRRQLQANTSQGEESKRPSLDARSNDQRDNRSSFGGNSRTYDRGGRRDDRDRDREREYDRGNDSRYPRRDRGRDSGYQNGDSEPQRWSESSERWGGERGARSTAGAGAGAGGGASSRESRDVRRDEDFNNEPPAPRNDRWKEPEPRADDRNNSRWPSDDVRRTSTRRDEVGHESNSNDWTVPLPRDERQELELFGTGNTGINFSKYEDIPVEASGDRVPDFITSFEDVNLTEIMRSNIAAARYDKPTPVQKYAIPIVLGRRDVMACAQTGSGKTAAFLVPILNQMYEAGPVKNMGPFNRGRKQYPLGLVLAPTRELATQIYDEARKFAYRSRVRPCVVYGGSPIHEQFRELERGCHLLVATPGRLVDMLVRGRVALDHCRHLVLDEADRMLDMGFEPQIRKIVESHTMPKTGERQTLMFSATFPKQIQVLAQDFLYNYVFLAVGRVGSTSENITQKVVWVEEMDKRSFLLDLLNASNLLQRQRPEEDQLILVFVETKKGADQLEEYLGNLGYPVTSIHGDRTQREREEALRRFRTGQTPILVATAVAARGLDIPHVRHVINFDLPSDVEEYVHRIGRTGRMGNLGVATSFFNDTNRGLARDLVELLVEAKQDVPNWLTSTAADGRLGGGGRRTGSRSGGGRFGGGGGSGFGARDFRTQPRQTPRSAGPSTIGSGFGYGGGSYGGNYGGSYGGGGGSSGGPDWWDS